The following DNA comes from Glaciihabitans arcticus.
CTGTCGGGCCTTTTTCACGAGGATGTCCCGTCCCTGCTGTCCTGGGCCGACACCCGAGGCATCCGGCTCGCCGCCGGCGCTCCCGGCGAGCTCGAGCTCACCGTTTAGCAGTCCCACCCACGCAGCACACACCAGATCGGATCTGCCATGAACGACTACGACTACGACGGGTACGAATCCGACTATTCGGGACCGGTCGGCGCGATGCTCGGGATCTTCCTGGTCGTCTACCTGGTGGCCCTGGCCGTTTCCTTTGCAGTCGCCTATGTGGCGACCGGCATCAGCCTCGGCGCCCTGTTCCGCAAGACCGGTGTGGAGCAGTGGAAGGCCTGGGTGCCGATCTACAGCACCCACGAGTGGCTGCGGCTGGGCGGCCAGAACGGCAACTGGGCCTGGTTCTCCCTCATCGGGGCGGGCATCGTGCCGTCGATCTTCCTGTTCATCGGCATGCACTCGACCGGCAAAGCGTTCCGCAAGGACACCGGCTTTCTGATCCTCGGCATCCTGCTGCCGATCGTCTGGATCTGCA
Coding sequences within:
- a CDS encoding DUF5684 domain-containing protein produces the protein MNDYDYDGYESDYSGPVGAMLGIFLVVYLVALAVSFAVAYVATGISLGALFRKTGVEQWKAWVPIYSTHEWLRLGGQNGNWAWFSLIGAGIVPSIFLFIGMHSTGKAFRKDTGFLILGILLPIVWICILGFGRDRYEPELIAQAGLCPPYIGHGAVPEAAYTQPQYPAPAQQQPAQPAPPTQPAAPTAPPAQD